In Centropristis striata isolate RG_2023a ecotype Rhode Island chromosome 5, C.striata_1.0, whole genome shotgun sequence, a single genomic region encodes these proteins:
- the LOC131971696 gene encoding RNA-binding motif, single-stranded-interacting protein 2-like isoform X1, giving the protein MLLSVPPRTGFNPYNGYTGKNIKKQTYVSPSNHQMAPPSPNNNNNSNTTTSTSISNGSSSSSSAGEQLSKTNLYIRGLHPGTTDQDLVKLCQPYGKIVSTKAILDKTTNKCKGYGFVDFDSPASAQKAVTALKAGGVQAQMAKQQEQDPTNLYISNLPMSMDEQELENMLKPFSQAISTRILRDSNGTSRGVGFARMESTEKCEAIIQHFNGKYIKTPPGVPVPPEPLLCKFADGGQKKRQSQGKYLQNGRPWTRDGETGGMTLTYDPTTALQNGFYSSPYSIAPNRMMGPTSLSPYMHSPVSTYQVHNPSWLHHQSYIMPPTGAVLTPGMDHTMSIQPTSMMGPLTQQLSHLSMGSSGTYMPANTSMQGTYIPQYTQVPATNISVELPPSQESAVQPPVAIETPTEHTTYTYQHNK; this is encoded by the exons GTCCCCTTCCAACCATCAGATGGCTCCCCCAagccccaacaacaacaacaacagcaacaccaccacctccacctccatcagcaatggcagcagcagcagcagcagtgcggGAGAGCAGCTGAGCAAAACAAACCTGTACATCCGCGGCCTCCACCCAGGGACCACAGACCAGGATCTTGTCAAGCTCTGTCAGCC ATATGGGAAAATTGTGTCTACCAAGGCCATCCTGGATAAGACCACCAACAAGTGCAAAG GCTATGGCTTTGTTGACTTTGACAGTCCGGCCTCAGCTCAGAAGGCGGTGACAGCGCTGAAGGCGGGTGGAGTGCAGGCTCAGATGGCCAAG CAACAGGAGCAGGACCCCACCAACTTATACATCTCCAATCTGCCGATGTCCATGGACGAGCAGGAGCTGGAGAACATGCTGAAGCCCTTCAGCCAGGCCATCTCCACTCGCATCCTCCGTGACAGCAACGGAACCAGCCGAGGAGTGGGCTTTGCCAG GATGGAGTCAACAGAGAAATGTGAAGCCATCATCCAACATTTCAATGGAAAATATATCAAGACTCCACCTGGAGTTCCAG TGCCGCCAGAGCCCCTGTTGTGTAAATTTGCTGATGGCGGCCAGAAGAAGCGTCAAAGCCAAGGCAAATATCTGCAGAACGGCCGGCCCTGGACGAGAGATGGCGAGACT GGAGGAATGACTCTTACCTATGACCCGACCACAGCCTTACAGAACGG gttcTACTCCTCTCCCTACAGCATCGCCCCAAACCGGATGATGGGGCCGACCTCCCTCTCTCCGTACATGCATTCACCTGTGTCCACCTACCAG GTACACAACCCATCCTGGCTACACCATCAGTCATACATCATGCCGCCCACA ggagcAGTCCTGACACCAGGAATGGACCACACCATGTCCATCCAGCCGACCTCCATGATGGGGCCCCTGACGCAGCAGCTCAGCCACCTCTCTATGGGCAGCAGTGGCACA tATATGCCTGCAAACACATCTATGCAGGGGACCTACATCCCCCAGTACACCCAAGTGCCTGCCACCAACATCTCAGTTGAG CTGCCTCCCTCTCAGGAAAGTGCCGTCCAACCACCTGTTGCCATTGAGACGCCCACAGAACACACAACCTACACCTACCAGCATAACAAGTGA
- the LOC131971696 gene encoding RNA-binding motif, single-stranded-interacting protein 2-like isoform X2, giving the protein MLLSVPPRTGFNPYNGYTGKNIKKQTYVSPSNHQMAPPSPNNNNNSNTTTSTSISNGSSSSSSAGEQLSKTNLYIRGLHPGTTDQDLVKLCQPYGKIVSTKAILDKTTNKCKGYGFVDFDSPASAQKAVTALKAGGVQAQMAKQQEQDPTNLYISNLPMSMDEQELENMLKPFSQAISTRILRDSNGTSRGVGFARMESTEKCEAIIQHFNGKYIKTPPGVPVPPEPLLCKFADGGQKKRQSQGKYLQNGRPWTRDGETGGMTLTYDPTTALQNGFYSSPYSIAPNRMMGPTSLSPYMHSPVSTYQVHNPSWLHHQSYIMPPTGAVLTPGMDHTMSIQPTSMMGPLTQQLSHLSMGSSGTYMPANTSMQGTYIPQYTQVPATNISVEESAVQPPVAIETPTEHTTYTYQHNK; this is encoded by the exons GTCCCCTTCCAACCATCAGATGGCTCCCCCAagccccaacaacaacaacaacagcaacaccaccacctccacctccatcagcaatggcagcagcagcagcagcagtgcggGAGAGCAGCTGAGCAAAACAAACCTGTACATCCGCGGCCTCCACCCAGGGACCACAGACCAGGATCTTGTCAAGCTCTGTCAGCC ATATGGGAAAATTGTGTCTACCAAGGCCATCCTGGATAAGACCACCAACAAGTGCAAAG GCTATGGCTTTGTTGACTTTGACAGTCCGGCCTCAGCTCAGAAGGCGGTGACAGCGCTGAAGGCGGGTGGAGTGCAGGCTCAGATGGCCAAG CAACAGGAGCAGGACCCCACCAACTTATACATCTCCAATCTGCCGATGTCCATGGACGAGCAGGAGCTGGAGAACATGCTGAAGCCCTTCAGCCAGGCCATCTCCACTCGCATCCTCCGTGACAGCAACGGAACCAGCCGAGGAGTGGGCTTTGCCAG GATGGAGTCAACAGAGAAATGTGAAGCCATCATCCAACATTTCAATGGAAAATATATCAAGACTCCACCTGGAGTTCCAG TGCCGCCAGAGCCCCTGTTGTGTAAATTTGCTGATGGCGGCCAGAAGAAGCGTCAAAGCCAAGGCAAATATCTGCAGAACGGCCGGCCCTGGACGAGAGATGGCGAGACT GGAGGAATGACTCTTACCTATGACCCGACCACAGCCTTACAGAACGG gttcTACTCCTCTCCCTACAGCATCGCCCCAAACCGGATGATGGGGCCGACCTCCCTCTCTCCGTACATGCATTCACCTGTGTCCACCTACCAG GTACACAACCCATCCTGGCTACACCATCAGTCATACATCATGCCGCCCACA ggagcAGTCCTGACACCAGGAATGGACCACACCATGTCCATCCAGCCGACCTCCATGATGGGGCCCCTGACGCAGCAGCTCAGCCACCTCTCTATGGGCAGCAGTGGCACA tATATGCCTGCAAACACATCTATGCAGGGGACCTACATCCCCCAGTACACCCAAGTGCCTGCCACCAACATCTCAGTTGAG GAAAGTGCCGTCCAACCACCTGTTGCCATTGAGACGCCCACAGAACACACAACCTACACCTACCAGCATAACAAGTGA